CTTTCTTGTTGTAGCTTCTGGAGACTTTCTTCTTCTGTATAATCATATTGTTTAAAGCCTGAAGTCTCCCTTCTTCTAAATTTTCTAACTCCATCATCATGGTTTCATTGTAATCTTCTGGAGTCAGATGATTCTGCTTGGCTACTCTCAACGATCTCACCACCACCTCCATGGGTAACACTGCATCATGACCATAGGTTAGCATAAATGGACTTACTCCAGTAGCATTTCGCCTAGAGGTGCGATATGCCCAGAGTGCTTCTGATAAAATTCGATGCCAATCCCTTGGATTTTCTTCCAACATCTTTTGAACTATGttgatgataattttattagaagatTCAGCTTGGCCATTGGCTTGAGCATAATAAGGTGTAGAGgtcaataatttttttccataatcaGTGGCAAATTCTTGCATCTCCTTACCAGTGAACATTGTGCCCTGGTCAGTAGTTACTGATTGTGGAATTCCAAATTGATGGATGATTTcctctttaataaatttaatcacatcTTTTTGCTCTGCTTTTACCAATGGCTTAGCGACTACCCATTTGGTAAAATAATCAGTAGCTACAATTATGAAACTGTGATTTTTAGAAGATGGAGGATATATTTTACCTATCAAATCTATGGCCCAACCTCTGAATGGCCATGGTTTGATGACAGACTTCAACTCAGCAGCTGGAAGTCTTTGTATGTTTCCATACCTTTGGCACGATTGACAACCCTTTGCAAAAGTCATGCAATCTTTAAGGATAGATGGCCAGAAGTAACCATGCCTTCGTATTAGCCATCTCATTTTCACTCCAGATTGATGTGCTCCACAAACTCCTTCATGAGTTTGTTTCATGACCTCTAGTGCCTCTGTCATTCCAAGGCATCTTAGCAATAGGTTGTCGAATCCTCTTCTGTATAAAACATCTTCTATGAGCACGTAGTTAACAGCTCTCACTCTTACTTTATACATCATCTTCTTGTTAGGATTCTCCAAGTACTTTTTAATGTCTCTCCTCCAATCCTGTACTAAGTTATCatcaatattgaaaatatctaACTGTACTcctcttttaaaaattgaagggtGAGTTTTTCTTTGTACCATTACTAGTCGGTGGGTTAACTCCTCCGACAGACGTAGGCCAGATGCTAGCTGTGATAATTCATCGGCCTCCCAATTTTCCTCTCTTGGAACATGTACCAATTCAACCTCTTCAAAACTCTCTATTAACTGTATAGCAATAGCATAATAAGAGGTTAAAGAGTAACTCATGCATTTATATTCGCCAGATACTTGTCTAATAACCAATTGAGAATCTCCaatttttgacctttttagcacctAGATCTAGGAGGATTTCTAATCCAATAATCAAAGCCTCATACTCGGATTGATTATTTGTACATTCAAAGTCAAGATTAAAAGACAAGGAGGTCTTAGCTCCAGAAGGTGACACTATTATGATTCCAGCACCAGCAGACCTATCTGTACTAGACCCATCAAAGTTAAGCATCCAAGGTCTATGTTCATTCATAAAAACCGGCAAGTAAAATTTACTTTCATCTCCTAGGTTTATGCATGGATGGTCGGCTAGGAAATCTGCTAGAGCCTGACCTATGACCGACTTCTGGGGATGATAAATCAAATGAAAGTCTGCCAAACTTAATAACCACTTTCCAATATTGCCAGATAACACAGGTTTGTTTAGCATATATTTCATCAGATCGGTTTGAGACACCACATAGACTCTATTACTAAGCAGATAGTGTCTTAACTTAGTGCAGGcaaaaaacaaagccaaacacaATTTCATGATAGGAGTGTATCTAACCTCTGTAGATGTCATCGAACGGCTCAAATAATATATAGCCTGTTCATGTCCATCTTGGTTGCTCTGGGCTAGCAGACACCCAATTGAACCTTCAGCTG
This window of the Mercurialis annua linkage group LG5, ddMerAnnu1.2, whole genome shotgun sequence genome carries:
- the LOC126681523 gene encoding uncharacterized protein LOC126681523, with protein sequence MPFGLRNAGATYQRAMNAIFHDLLGKTMEVYIDDVIVKSKLIKDHLKNLEEAFRRMRVHCLKLNPLKCAFGVKAGNFLGFLVHERGKTKVFSELLKLKKEDVFRWETIHQEAFDEIKDYLMKPPVLMPPKKGIPLRLYISAAEGSIGCLLAQSNQDGHEQAIYYLSRSMTSTEVRYTPIMKLCLALFFACTKLRHYLLSNRVYVVSQTDLMKYMLNKPVLSGNIGKWLLSLADFHLIYHPQKSVIGQALADFLADHPCINLGDESKFYLPVFMNEHRPWMLNFDGSSTDRSAGAGIIIVSPSGAKTSLSFNLDFECTNNQSEYEALIIGLEILLDLGAKKLIESFEEVELVHVPREENWEADELSQLASGLRLSEELTHRLVMVQRKTHPSIFKRGVQLDIFNIDDNLVQDWRRDIKKYLENPNKKMMYKVRVRAVNYVLIEDVLYRRGFDNLLLRCLGMTEALEVMKQTHEGVCGAHQSGVKMRWLIRRHGYFWPSILKDCMTFAKGCQSCQRYGNIQRLPAAELKSVIKPWPFRGWAIDLIGKIYPPSSKNHSFIIVATDYFTKWVVAKPLVKAEQKDVIKFIKEEIIHQFGIPQSVTTDQGTMFTGKEMQEFATDYGKKLLTSTPYYAQANGQAESSNKIIINIVQKMLEENPRDWHRILSEALWAYRTSRRNATGVSPFMLTYGHDAVLPMEVVVRSLRVAKQNHLTPEDYNETMMMELENLEEGRLQALNNMIIQKKKVSRSYNKKVRSKTFQEDELVWKLILPPGTKDREYGKWSTNWEGPFLVHKVMKGNAYWLSSLEGEPHKKFINGKYLKKYTPTIWEKYNLEMT